The following proteins come from a genomic window of Elusimicrobiota bacterium:
- a CDS encoding DNA-deoxyinosine glycosylase — MLIKGLKPVVSKSTEVMVLGTIPGNLSLEKKQYYAYEKNHFWRILFSAIKESDPKIYDKRIKALLRNRIGIWNVFESCYREGSCDRRIKKPKINELNQFFHFYPKIKKILLNGRMAYDRFKTYYDESLNICYEYLPSTSSRNTQKISYITNKWYKAFRTPKIIC; from the coding sequence ATGCTTATTAAGGGATTAAAACCAGTAGTTAGTAAATCGACTGAGGTCATGGTTTTGGGTACAATCCCAGGGAACCTTTCTTTAGAAAAAAAACAATATTATGCCTATGAAAAAAATCATTTTTGGAGAATATTATTCAGTGCAATTAAAGAAAGCGATCCCAAAATATATGATAAGAGAATTAAAGCATTGCTGAGAAATAGGATAGGTATATGGAATGTCTTTGAGTCATGTTATAGAGAAGGCAGTTGTGATCGCAGAATCAAAAAACCAAAAATTAATGAGCTCAATCAATTTTTTCACTTCTATCCTAAGATAAAAAAAATACTGTTAAATGGAAGGATGGCGTATGATCGATTTAAAACCTATTATGATGAAAGTCTAAATATTTGTTATGAATATTTGCCTTCCACAAGCTCTAGGAATACTCAAAAGATTAGTTATATAACAAACAAATGGTATAAAGCATTTAGGACTCCTAAAATTATTTGTTGA